GAGTTCGCCGGAAGCCGTCGGGGTGCCCGCGGATGACCCGGTCGCCGACGACGGGCCATCCCGGCCGATGACCCTGTGGGCCGCCCTGCGGACGCCCGCCTTCTGGGTGTACACGGCCGCGGCCACGGTGTTTAACCTGACGTTCTCGGCCCTGACGCTCGACAACCAGTCGCTCCTTACGGAACACGGCCTGGACGGAAAAGAAGCCAACGACCTGGTCCTCGGCGTCCTCATGTTGAGCGGGCTTCCCGTCAACGTACTGACGGGCTGGTTGGCCCGACGTCTCTCGCTCGGAAAGTTGCTCGCCATCGGCGTGGCCATCCTGACCGCATCCCTGGCTTTCTTCCCGTCGATCGCGAGCCTGGGCGGAGCAGCTGTGTACGCGGTGTTGCTCGGCGCGGCCGGTGGTGTTATTACGGTGATTTTCTTCGCCGTTTACGGGCACACTTACGGGCGGACGCACCTCGGGTCGATCCAGGCAGCGGTACAAGTGCTTTCGGTCCTCGCGTCGGCGACCGGGCCGGTGATCCTGGCCGTTTGCCGCGAGCAGTTCGGGAAGAGCGACACATTTTTTTACGGATTCGCCGTCGTGACGGCCGTGCTGATGCTGGCCGCGTGGTGGGTTCGCCCGCCGGTCGTGCCGCGTGGAGAGGGAATTTAAGTATGGCGTCCCTGCCGGTCATCGAGTCGCCGAGCGACACGACGGTCAAGTTCCACATGTCGCTCAACGTCTCCGACCTGACGCGGGCGGTGGAATTCTACCGCGTGCTGTTCGGTCTCGCCCCCGCGAAGAGGCACGACGATTACGCCAAATTCGAGTTGAACGACCCGCCCGTCATCTTCTCCCTGGTCCCCCGCGCCCCCGGCCCCGGCGCATCGCTCAGCCACATTGGACTGCGGGTGGCGACCGACGAGGTCATCGGCGAGTATCGCGCCCGGTTGGAAGCTGCCGGCATCTGCAGTGAAGCCCAAGACGACACGGTCTGCGGTTATGCGCGTCAAAATAAACTGTGGGTGAAAGACCCCGACGGCAATTTCTGGGAGGTCTACCGGGTCGAAGAAGACGTGTCGCCGGTGACGATTCGGAAGAGCGTCGAGGGGCCGGCGGCCCGGGTCGATGCGTGCGGACCCGCGGCCGATGCCGGCGTGCCCGTCGTCTGGGAGCATTTCGTCACCGCACCGCTGCCGGACCGTATCCCTCACGACGACGGCACCGTCGACGAGGTGCGACTTGTCGGCACGTTCAACGCGGATCTGACCGAGGCCCAGCGCGACTTTCTCGTGGCCGAGGCGGCGCGGGTGCTGAAGCCCGGCGGGAAGGTGTTGACCCACGGATTGATGGGCGACCGGGCTTTTCCGGGCGCGCAGCCGAAGTTGCCGGGGTTGGCCGCGATGGTGGCTCGCGTCCCGGTGCATACGGAGCCGATCGGGGCATTGAGTCGGGCCGGGTTCGTCGGCGTTCAGGTGGTCAAGTTCACAGAACAGCCCTGGTTCGTCCAGGATGGCGTCGAGATGCGCGAGGTCAAACTGGTCGCCTGGAAGCCCGATTCCGCGGCCGCGGAGGGAGCCCGGCTGTTACTCTACAAGGGACCATTCGCCCGCGCGACCGCGGACGGCGGGCATACGTTCGAGCGGGGACGGCGGGTAACGGTTCCGGTCGCCGTCTGGCGGCAACTCCGACACGGCCCGACGGCCGACCAATTCCTGTTTTTCGAGCCGGGGACTGGGCTACCTTGTTCGACGACTGAGGGGACACGATGACGACCGCGACGATCGAATCGCCCGCCACGACCGGGACGCGGTTCCACGTCGGTTTACACGTGGCCGATCTGGGTAGGGCCGTCCAGTTCTACCGCGTCCTCCTCGGCGTTCCCCCGGCCAAACACTTCGACGACTACGCGAAGTTCGAGTTGGCCGTGCCGCCGCTCGTGATCGCGCTGTACCCCAGCCCGCAGCAAGCGGGTGGGGCGCTCAACCACGTCGGCCTACGCTACCCGGACTCGGGAGCACTGGTCGAAGTCCAGCGCCGTCTGGAAGAGGCCG
The DNA window shown above is from Fimbriiglobus ruber and carries:
- a CDS encoding ArsI/CadI family heavy metal resistance metalloenzyme is translated as MASLPVIESPSDTTVKFHMSLNVSDLTRAVEFYRVLFGLAPAKRHDDYAKFELNDPPVIFSLVPRAPGPGASLSHIGLRVATDEVIGEYRARLEAAGICSEAQDDTVCGYARQNKLWVKDPDGNFWEVYRVEEDVSPVTIRKSVEGPAARVDACGPAADAGVPVVWEHFVTAPLPDRIPHDDGTVDEVRLVGTFNADLTEAQRDFLVAEAARVLKPGGKVLTHGLMGDRAFPGAQPKLPGLAAMVARVPVHTEPIGALSRAGFVGVQVVKFTEQPWFVQDGVEMREVKLVAWKPDSAAAEGARLLLYKGPFARATADGGHTFERGRRVTVPVAVWRQLRHGPTADQFLFFEPGTGLPCSTTEGTR
- a CDS encoding CynX/NimT family MFS transporter, whose amino-acid sequence is MNAAGIAAPVMDGRPSHPRFYYGWVNVIVAAVAMSATLPGRTYGLGLIKEPLRADLGISDLRFNVLNFWAIVLGAIVVIPVGWLIDRLGTRAVLAGVTALLATSVFLMSRVTSEWGLFATLTLVRGLGQGALSVVAIALVGKWFRRRAGMAMGVFTVLLAPGFVAPIFVVGEIVKQSGWRVAWIDIGLALLCGLLPLGWVLARSSPEAVGVPADDPVADDGPSRPMTLWAALRTPAFWVYTAAATVFNLTFSALTLDNQSLLTEHGLDGKEANDLVLGVLMLSGLPVNVLTGWLARRLSLGKLLAIGVAILTASLAFFPSIASLGGAAVYAVLLGAAGGVITVIFFAVYGHTYGRTHLGSIQAAVQVLSVLASATGPVILAVCREQFGKSDTFFYGFAVVTAVLMLAAWWVRPPVVPRGEGI